A genomic window from Trueperaceae bacterium includes:
- a CDS encoding argininosuccinate lyase, producing MSAGERWHQAYRDNVLMPDYRFATQHLAHYFLDAMTAHARTVARLDVSLVTDHREELERLEAALLELREFPLPPYAPEVPDLYFAFNRALEERLGEAPVSFLRMGLSRNDLDMTVYKMRTRELLLTIMEHVLALRRAVLRQAESNLETVFVAQTHHQPGQPSTIGHYLGAVGEALGREAQRLRQAYGRLNTCPLGAAALAGSSFTLDREYTAGLLGFDGAVRSTYDAVASSDWQVEFATALQSLSLTLSRFVCDLLEWASFGIFLLPDSLVQGSSIMPQKRNPVSLEHARTRFSRTLGSAQMVLYSSHNIPFTDLNDFGPDIQGALVTMFLQCDGGIGLLSACVAEGEFARDRLARLVGETDTTATELADVLTRDFGLSFQEAHRITGRLVVELPRKGQSLASASPDDLVEAGGPRLEPAQLEAAVDPKTFIARRCGLGGPAPRAVARLLNYTAEELEESSEFIESIRTRLRSVRHDLSSRREQ from the coding sequence GTGAGTGCCGGCGAGAGGTGGCACCAGGCGTACCGGGACAACGTCCTCATGCCCGACTACCGCTTCGCCACCCAGCACCTGGCGCACTACTTCCTGGACGCCATGACCGCCCACGCCCGCACCGTCGCAAGGCTCGACGTGTCGCTGGTCACCGATCACCGGGAGGAACTGGAACGGCTCGAAGCGGCGCTCCTCGAACTCCGCGAGTTCCCGCTGCCGCCCTACGCGCCGGAGGTGCCCGACCTCTACTTCGCGTTCAATCGCGCCCTGGAGGAGAGGCTTGGAGAGGCGCCGGTGTCGTTCCTGCGGATGGGGCTCTCCCGCAACGACCTCGACATGACCGTCTACAAGATGCGGACGCGTGAACTGCTCCTCACCATCATGGAGCACGTGCTGGCGCTTCGCCGCGCGGTCTTGCGGCAGGCCGAGTCGAACCTGGAGACCGTCTTCGTCGCCCAGACGCATCACCAACCGGGGCAGCCGTCGACTATCGGTCACTACCTGGGCGCCGTCGGGGAGGCGCTGGGCCGGGAGGCGCAGCGGCTGCGCCAGGCGTACGGCCGCCTCAACACCTGTCCGCTTGGTGCGGCAGCGCTGGCCGGCTCGAGCTTCACGCTCGACCGCGAGTACACCGCCGGCCTGCTCGGCTTCGACGGGGCGGTGCGAAGCACGTACGACGCCGTCGCTTCCAGCGACTGGCAGGTAGAGTTCGCCACCGCGCTGCAGAGCCTCTCGCTCACCCTTTCGCGCTTCGTCTGCGACCTGCTCGAGTGGGCGTCGTTCGGTATCTTCCTGCTCCCCGATTCGCTGGTGCAGGGCTCGTCGATAATGCCGCAGAAGCGCAACCCCGTCTCGCTCGAGCACGCCCGCACCCGCTTCTCGCGCACCCTGGGCAGCGCCCAGATGGTGCTCTACTCCAGCCACAACATCCCCTTCACCGACCTGAACGACTTCGGTCCCGACATCCAGGGTGCGCTGGTGACGATGTTCCTCCAGTGCGACGGCGGGATCGGCCTGCTGAGCGCCTGCGTGGCGGAGGGGGAGTTCGCGCGTGACCGGCTGGCGCGGCTCGTCGGGGAGACCGACACCACCGCCACGGAGCTGGCCGACGTGCTCACCCGCGACTTCGGTCTGAGCTTCCAGGAAGCCCACAGGATCACGGGCCGCCTGGTCGTCGAACTCCCCCGCAAGGGTCAGTCGCTGGCGAGCGCCTCCCCCGACGACCTCGTCGAAGCGGGCGGTCCCCGACTCGAACCGGCCCAGCTCGAGGCCGCCGTAGATCCGAAGACCTTCATCGCCCGTCGCTGCGGGCTGGGAGGGCCCGCCCCTCGAGCGGTCGCGCGATTGCTGAACTACACCGCCGAGGAGCTGGAAGAAAGCTCCGAATTCATCGAGAGCATACGTACCAGGCTGCGATCGGTCCGCCACGACCTGAGCAGCCGAAGGGAGCAGTAG
- a CDS encoding anti-sigma factor has translation MSRPRELLTDYARGALPDADAVRLEEHLRTCPACRAEIRDVREGFVELVEGLPPVAAPAGAWNGIVDRVRRQKSHLGQRIAWGLAASLVVLAALGFWGFQVLQGAAQADLEARTVARWLSREDVTRVSLGIYPSGGFGSVLVLPDGRTLFILDDGPGRGKSYQAWGHSDGETVSLGTFRRPIFETDTSGFESVEVSLEPRGGSPLPTHPLGRAELPEL, from the coding sequence GTGAGCCGGCCTCGGGAACTCCTCACCGACTACGCCCGAGGAGCGTTGCCGGATGCCGACGCGGTCCGACTCGAGGAGCACCTGCGGACCTGTCCCGCCTGCCGAGCGGAGATACGCGACGTGCGCGAGGGATTCGTCGAGCTGGTGGAGGGCCTTCCGCCGGTAGCGGCGCCGGCTGGTGCCTGGAACGGAATAGTGGACCGCGTGCGCCGCCAGAAGTCGCATCTGGGGCAGAGGATCGCCTGGGGTCTTGCTGCGTCGCTCGTCGTCCTGGCCGCCCTCGGTTTCTGGGGCTTCCAGGTCCTCCAGGGAGCGGCTCAGGCCGACCTCGAAGCCCGTACCGTGGCTCGCTGGCTGTCCCGGGAGGACGTGACCAGGGTGAGCCTCGGGATCTACCCCTCGGGAGGCTTCGGCAGCGTGCTCGTGCTGCCCGACGGCCGCACTCTCTTCATCCTCGACGACGGACCGGGGCGCGGCAAGAGCTACCAGGCGTGGGGGCACAGCGACGGCGAGACGGTCTCGTTGGGGACCTTCCGGCGCCCGATCTTCGAAACCGACACCAGCGGGTTCGAGTCGGTGGAGGTGAGCCTGGAACCGCGCGGGGGGAGCCCGCTGCCGACCCATCCGCTCGGCCGCGCCGAACTGCCCGAACTGTAG
- the mutM gene encoding bifunctional DNA-formamidopyrimidine glycosylase/DNA-(apurinic or apyrimidinic site) lyase — protein MGRSWGGPSTRGGSAIPELPEVETVRRELEPWLTGRTILRVELVEAVPGPKYARLERATGQRIVRVGRRGKFIIMPLSRAGAAPAEELVVHLGMTGVISHCPPADHLRVRLELDQGPMPTLYFRDVRRFGRFLVVPAGDYRLLPTLDAMGPEPLSDEFTARGFHQALLRSSVPVKTYLLSQKPVAGVGNIYADEALWLARVHPETPAQLVSRAKAQELHEAIRTVLEASVAAQGTTLNDYRTVNGEVGAFLEQLAVYGHAEEPCRRCGTPISRTVIGGRSTHFCSRCQRRRRRK, from the coding sequence ATGGGGCGATCGTGGGGCGGGCCCTCTACGAGGGGAGGATCAGCTATCCCAGAACTGCCTGAGGTCGAAACCGTCCGTCGTGAGCTCGAGCCGTGGCTGACGGGCAGGACGATCCTCCGAGTCGAACTCGTCGAGGCGGTTCCCGGGCCTAAGTACGCCCGACTGGAACGGGCGACCGGACAGCGGATAGTGCGAGTAGGAAGGCGGGGCAAGTTCATCATCATGCCCCTGTCGCGGGCCGGGGCCGCCCCGGCAGAGGAGCTCGTCGTGCACCTCGGGATGACCGGAGTGATCAGCCACTGCCCTCCCGCCGACCACCTGCGGGTGCGTCTCGAACTGGACCAGGGGCCCATGCCCACCCTCTACTTCCGCGACGTGCGGCGCTTCGGAAGGTTCCTCGTCGTTCCCGCCGGCGACTACCGGTTGCTGCCGACCCTCGATGCGATGGGACCCGAGCCTCTCTCGGACGAGTTCACGGCCCGCGGGTTCCACCAGGCCCTGCTGCGATCGTCGGTGCCGGTGAAGACCTACCTGCTCTCGCAGAAGCCGGTGGCGGGAGTGGGCAACATCTACGCCGACGAGGCGCTCTGGCTCGCCCGGGTCCATCCCGAGACACCGGCCCAGCTCGTCTCGAGGGCCAAGGCCCAGGAGCTGCACGAGGCGATCAGAACCGTTCTCGAAGCGAGCGTCGCGGCCCAGGGGACCACCCTCAACGACTACCGGACGGTCAACGGCGAGGTCGGTGCCTTTCTCGAGCAGCTGGCCGTCTACGGGCACGCCGAGGAACCGTGCAGGCGCTGCGGCACCCCGATCTCGAGGACCGTGATCGGCGGCCGCTCGACCCACTTCTGCTCCCGCTGCCAGAGGCGGCGGCGCCGGAAATAA
- the hisA gene encoding 1-(5-phosphoribosyl)-5-[(5-phosphoribosylamino)methylideneamino]imidazole-4-carboxamide isomerase: MPTSDFELIPAVDIQQGRAVRLFEGDPERETVYFDDPLEAARHWAGLGAAWLHLVDLDAALGRGDNGETIRRIASDVGARIELGGGIRTLASALGWLEHVDRVILGTAAQREPELVAELVERAGAQRVAVSIDARGTQVAVRGWAETTETHAGELARQMSALGVRHLIYTDVSRDGTMQGVDPEPVRMMRSAFPHTLVAGGGVAGDADLDLYEDLGLDGAIVGRALYEGRISYPRTA, from the coding sequence GTGCCCACCTCTGATTTCGAACTGATCCCCGCCGTCGACATCCAACAGGGGAGGGCGGTCCGCCTCTTCGAAGGCGACCCGGAACGCGAGACCGTCTACTTCGACGACCCGCTCGAAGCGGCCCGTCACTGGGCCGGCCTGGGCGCAGCCTGGCTCCACCTCGTCGACCTCGACGCGGCTCTTGGCAGAGGGGACAACGGCGAAACGATCCGGCGGATAGCCAGCGACGTAGGCGCCAGGATCGAACTGGGCGGAGGCATCCGCACGCTGGCCAGCGCCCTCGGATGGCTCGAGCACGTCGACCGCGTGATCCTCGGCACCGCCGCTCAACGGGAGCCCGAACTGGTCGCCGAACTGGTCGAGCGGGCCGGGGCTCAGAGGGTCGCGGTGTCGATAGACGCACGCGGAACCCAGGTGGCCGTCAGGGGGTGGGCCGAGACGACCGAGACGCACGCCGGCGAACTGGCCAGGCAGATGAGCGCGCTCGGAGTCCGGCACCTAATATATACCGACGTGTCACGGGACGGGACCATGCAAGGCGTCGACCCTGAGCCGGTCCGGATGATGAGGTCTGCCTTCCCTCACACTCTGGTTGCCGGCGGCGGCGTAGCCGGTGACGCTGACCTCGACCTGTACGAGGACCTCGGGCTGGATGGGGCGATCGTGGGGCGGGCCCTCTACGAGGGGAGGATCAGCTATCCCAGAACTGCCTGA
- the fabD gene encoding ACP S-malonyltransferase yields the protein MSPSEGGYLAALFPGQNSQTVGMARELYESSGAAKAVLDQAEAALPGLLEIMWDGPEERLKLTANQQPALVAAGVAAYAAWHEAGGEEPSFGAGHSLGEFTALVVAGSLPLGDAVQLVRKRGEYMQEAVAEGAGAMAAILKADTEFIREVCRETEGVVEVANFNAPGQTVISGEARAVEAASSRLAEQRARVVPLKVSAPFHCSLMKPAADRLAHDLRGVEFEKPAFGVISNVTAELHDDPAAIAGLLERQVTSPVRWVDTLRKLHALGVRRFVEFGSGKVLTGLVGRTLEEVTARAVTDPASLREALA from the coding sequence GTGAGCCCCTCGGAGGGCGGTTACCTGGCCGCGCTCTTCCCCGGCCAGAACTCGCAGACGGTGGGCATGGCACGGGAACTCTACGAGTCGAGCGGCGCCGCCAAGGCGGTCCTCGACCAAGCCGAAGCGGCTCTGCCGGGACTCCTGGAGATCATGTGGGACGGCCCCGAGGAGCGACTCAAACTGACCGCCAACCAGCAGCCGGCGCTCGTCGCTGCCGGCGTAGCCGCCTACGCGGCCTGGCACGAGGCGGGCGGCGAGGAACCCAGCTTCGGGGCGGGTCACAGCCTGGGCGAGTTCACGGCTCTGGTCGTGGCCGGGTCGCTCCCGCTCGGTGACGCCGTGCAGCTCGTCCGCAAGCGCGGCGAGTACATGCAGGAGGCGGTTGCGGAGGGTGCTGGAGCGATGGCCGCCATCCTCAAGGCCGACACGGAGTTCATCCGCGAGGTGTGCCGCGAGACCGAGGGCGTGGTCGAGGTTGCCAACTTCAACGCCCCGGGCCAGACCGTCATCTCAGGCGAGGCACGAGCGGTCGAAGCGGCGTCGTCGCGACTCGCGGAACAGCGGGCGCGAGTGGTACCGCTGAAGGTCTCCGCACCCTTCCACTGCTCTCTGATGAAGCCGGCGGCAGACAGGCTGGCTCACGACCTGCGCGGTGTCGAGTTCGAGAAGCCCGCCTTCGGGGTGATAAGCAACGTTACCGCCGAACTGCACGACGATCCGGCGGCGATAGCCGGGCTGCTCGAGCGTCAGGTGACGTCGCCGGTCCGCTGGGTCGACACCCTCCGGAAGCTGCACGCCCTTGGCGTGCGCCGTTTCGTCGAGTTCGGAAGCGGAAAGGTACTCACCGGCCTCGTAGGCCGCACCCTCGAGGAGGTAACCGCCCGGGCGGTTACCGACCCCGCGTCGCTGCGCGAAGCGCTGGCTTGA
- the rpmF gene encoding 50S ribosomal protein L32, with the protein MAKHPVPKKRTSAARRDKRRSHHALTAPTLVECPQCKSMKPSHVVCPECGYYKDRQVLPEA; encoded by the coding sequence ATGGCCAAGCACCCCGTACCCAAGAAGCGCACCTCTGCCGCCCGGCGCGACAAGAGGCGCAGCCACCACGCCCTCACTGCCCCCACCCTGGTCGAGTGCCCGCAGTGCAAGAGCATGAAGCCGAGCCACGTCGTGTGCCCCGAGTGCGGCTACTACAAGGACCGTCAGGTCCTCCCGGAGGCCTAG
- a CDS encoding amidohydrolase family protein — protein sequence MYDHLDVIDIHTHFPIENTMGLERSRASHPLLAKYASERGERMRSEWDTAPAEPLAKTDDEVDAALERWAGEVDRYGLRLVNFVSGGGNDRLAGLVEKYPSRFSGFAHHPLRPGAAEELRRAVDELGLRGYKLLGPATEYPFEDPQLRGVWEFCAERSLPVLIHFGFLGRGGGVVQHPRMSPLSLFEVARDFPEIPFIIPHFGAGYWQELLALCWSLPNINVDTSGSNQWIRWMPYELTLEDLFAKAYQTIGPERVLFGSDSSYFPRGFSQRYLQDQLRVCYHLNFPEEEVRLIFGGNAARLLGLDP from the coding sequence GTGTACGATCACCTGGACGTCATCGACATCCACACACACTTCCCGATCGAGAACACGATGGGGCTGGAGCGCTCAAGGGCCTCTCATCCCCTGCTGGCGAAGTACGCCAGCGAGCGGGGCGAGCGGATGCGGAGCGAGTGGGACACCGCCCCCGCCGAACCGCTGGCGAAGACCGACGACGAGGTGGACGCCGCGCTCGAGCGCTGGGCCGGCGAGGTGGACCGTTACGGACTACGGCTGGTCAACTTCGTGAGCGGCGGGGGAAACGACCGGCTGGCGGGTCTGGTGGAGAAGTATCCGAGCAGGTTCAGCGGGTTCGCTCACCACCCGTTGCGTCCCGGCGCCGCGGAAGAACTGAGGCGCGCCGTCGACGAACTGGGTCTGAGGGGCTACAAGCTGCTCGGTCCGGCGACCGAGTACCCGTTCGAGGATCCGCAGTTGCGCGGCGTATGGGAGTTCTGCGCTGAACGGTCACTGCCCGTGCTCATCCACTTCGGCTTCCTGGGCAGAGGCGGCGGGGTCGTGCAGCACCCTCGGATGAGCCCCCTCTCGCTCTTCGAAGTTGCCCGCGACTTCCCCGAGATCCCCTTCATCATCCCCCACTTCGGCGCCGGCTACTGGCAGGAACTCCTGGCCCTCTGCTGGAGCCTCCCGAACATCAACGTCGACACCTCCGGGTCCAACCAGTGGATCCGCTGGATGCCGTACGAGCTCACCCTCGAGGACCTCTTCGCCAAGGCGTACCAGACGATCGGACCGGAACGGGTGCTCTTCGGGAGCGACTCGAGCTACTTCCCGCGCGGCTTCTCGCAGCGTTACCTCCAGGATCAGTTGCGGGTCTGCTACCACCTCAACTTCCCCGAGGAGGAGGTCAGGTTGATCTTCGGCGGCAACGCCGCCAGGCTTCTGGGGCTGGACCCGTAG
- a CDS encoding YceD family protein — MSSRNEAATGSVDHTAILNLSSLLTHDLSTGGEVEGEGEFMPSADWHSDEVSFEEPLEYSISVRSTGGDDFIVQGEVSGEAMLPCRRCLEAVRVESRSNFLYPMKYRPAKPELEMVFDDEEDEVLMFGRPEVDFAEMITEIFTVDLPLAVEHPEGVPCEPLAERYAQEQPVSRSPSPFASLEDFDVEPKE, encoded by the coding sequence ATGTCGTCTCGGAACGAGGCCGCAACGGGGTCTGTCGACCACACGGCCATACTCAACCTTTCCAGTCTGCTCACTCACGACCTCTCCACCGGAGGGGAGGTCGAGGGCGAGGGTGAATTCATGCCCAGCGCCGATTGGCATTCGGACGAGGTCAGTTTCGAGGAACCACTCGAGTACAGCATCAGTGTCCGCAGTACCGGTGGGGACGACTTCATCGTTCAGGGCGAGGTGTCGGGCGAAGCGATGCTGCCGTGCCGGCGCTGCCTCGAGGCGGTTCGGGTGGAGTCTCGCTCGAACTTCCTCTACCCGATGAAATATCGTCCAGCCAAACCGGAGCTGGAGATGGTATTCGATGATGAGGAGGACGAGGTGCTCATGTTCGGACGGCCGGAGGTCGACTTCGCCGAGATGATCACCGAGATCTTCACCGTCGACCTTCCACTCGCCGTCGAGCATCCGGAAGGCGTCCCGTGCGAGCCTCTCGCCGAGCGGTACGCACAGGAGCAGCCCGTCAGCAGATCACCGTCGCCGTTCGCGTCCCTCGAGGATTTCGACGTCGAGCCAAAGGAGTAG
- a CDS encoding sigma-70 family RNA polymerase sigma factor → MDTESELMLRLAEGDESALGRLYERLSGNVFSLALHMVGNREDAEEVLQDSFVNLYRSARRFDPSLGSVRAYAYTIARNQARMKLRSRKSRPVTQPIEEREAVTQPSDGAAAVALNGALSRLESDEVRLLEATFFDGFSHSELAERTGLPLGTLKSRIRRALLKLRGIMGES, encoded by the coding sequence ATGGACACCGAGTCCGAGCTGATGCTCCGCCTCGCCGAGGGGGACGAGAGCGCTCTTGGTCGTCTCTACGAGCGGCTGAGCGGCAACGTCTTCTCCCTGGCGCTCCACATGGTGGGGAACCGGGAGGACGCCGAAGAGGTTTTGCAGGACAGCTTCGTCAATCTCTACCGCAGCGCTCGCCGCTTCGACCCGTCGCTCGGTTCGGTACGCGCCTACGCCTACACCATCGCCCGCAATCAGGCGCGGATGAAGTTACGCAGCCGCAAGAGCCGGCCGGTGACGCAACCGATCGAGGAGCGGGAGGCGGTGACGCAACCATCCGACGGCGCGGCCGCCGTCGCGCTCAACGGGGCGCTCTCACGCCTCGAGAGCGATGAGGTGAGGCTCCTGGAAGCGACCTTCTTCGACGGCTTCAGTCACAGCGAGCTCGCCGAACGTACAGGCCTGCCGTTGGGCACGCTCAAGAGCAGGATCCGACGCGCGCTCCTGAAGTTGCGCGGCATCATGGGGGAGTCGTGA
- a CDS encoding MFS transporter — translation MADIRDAHPPATAEQPLAPEVRRTMRASFVEGSVMQVFLNWTSGSVLIGYMLHLGASPTHLGLVASVPLLAQAMAPLAAWLAAVLGRRRLLVVLNAIFARGLWILAAVLPALGLPAGAEPTFMVLLVLVSSVFQAANSTLWASWMSDVVPDNVRGRFFGARTGVVGVVGMLANLGAGWFLDHAAAPIGFQVVLAVGVVCSFLSVGLYLIHFDPPSVRERVSLLAVVRTPLRDENFRRFLSFAVYWQFAVFLSAPFVFPYYLDELQLTFTQIAIWSAIAASTALGTTIVWGRIADQVGNKSVLAIGTFIAGTALQVCWILAGVTGRTYFIWISAVFDAIAWGAIGPAIFNLAITSAPRGQRTSYFAMYALCSGGAGFVGGVLSGPLLLLMQPLAGATLFDIPLSPYYGLFALSGLARSQAWRLLRRVRESNSWRTRDLLRQMRHGWRMAGFFWRA, via the coding sequence ATGGCGGATATCCGCGACGCTCACCCCCCTGCCACCGCTGAACAGCCTTTAGCGCCCGAAGTCAGGCGCACGATGCGAGCCTCATTCGTCGAGGGCTCGGTCATGCAGGTCTTCCTCAACTGGACGTCGGGAAGCGTGCTCATCGGCTACATGCTGCACCTCGGCGCATCCCCTACGCACCTGGGCCTCGTGGCTAGCGTCCCGCTGCTCGCGCAGGCGATGGCCCCCCTCGCCGCCTGGCTGGCGGCCGTGCTGGGGCGCCGCAGGCTGCTGGTCGTGCTCAACGCCATCTTCGCCCGCGGCCTCTGGATACTCGCCGCCGTGCTCCCCGCGTTAGGGCTCCCCGCCGGCGCCGAACCCACCTTCATGGTCCTGCTCGTGCTCGTGTCGAGCGTCTTCCAGGCGGCCAACAGCACGCTCTGGGCCTCCTGGATGAGCGATGTGGTGCCTGACAACGTCAGGGGGCGCTTCTTCGGGGCTCGTACGGGCGTAGTGGGTGTCGTGGGCATGCTCGCCAACCTTGGCGCCGGCTGGTTCCTCGACCACGCCGCCGCGCCCATCGGCTTCCAGGTAGTGCTGGCCGTCGGAGTCGTGTGCTCCTTCCTTAGCGTGGGGCTCTACCTCATCCACTTCGACCCGCCCTCCGTCAGAGAGCGCGTGAGCCTTCTCGCGGTCGTGAGGACACCCCTGAGGGACGAGAACTTCCGCCGCTTCCTCTCGTTCGCGGTCTACTGGCAGTTCGCGGTCTTCCTCTCTGCCCCTTTCGTCTTCCCCTACTACCTCGACGAACTGCAGCTGACCTTCACGCAGATAGCGATCTGGAGCGCCATAGCGGCCTCCACCGCCTTGGGTACGACCATCGTCTGGGGCCGGATAGCCGACCAGGTAGGGAACAAGTCGGTGCTGGCCATAGGCACCTTCATCGCCGGCACCGCCCTCCAGGTCTGCTGGATCCTGGCCGGCGTCACCGGGCGCACCTACTTCATCTGGATCAGCGCGGTGTTCGACGCGATCGCATGGGGCGCCATCGGACCCGCGATCTTCAATCTCGCGATCACCAGCGCCCCGAGGGGTCAGCGCACCAGCTACTTCGCCATGTACGCGCTCTGCAGCGGTGGGGCCGGATTCGTCGGCGGCGTCCTTTCGGGGCCGCTGCTCCTCCTGATGCAACCCCTCGCCGGCGCCACCCTTTTCGACATCCCCCTCTCCCCCTACTACGGCCTCTTCGCCCTCTCGGGCCTGGCCCGCTCGCAGGCGTGGCGGTTGCTCAGACGGGTCCGGGAGAGCAACTCCTGGCGCACCCGCGACCTGCTCCGGCAGATGCGCCACGGTTGGCGGATGGCGGGATTCTTCTGGCGGGCATGA
- a CDS encoding thioesterase family protein has product MSVRTIHITPVEVRFGDTDMFGHVNNAAFATYIESARLAFFRDRLGATLERPGGEAGGIILARMAIDFRRQLLYGASAQVTTEVARIGRTSMTLEQEVLSDGQVVAQAETVIVAFDYQRQKPVEIPAAVRSALGFD; this is encoded by the coding sequence ATGAGCGTAAGGACGATCCATATCACTCCGGTCGAGGTGCGCTTCGGAGACACGGACATGTTCGGCCACGTGAACAACGCCGCCTTCGCCACCTACATCGAGTCTGCCAGGCTGGCTTTCTTCCGCGACCGGCTCGGCGCGACCCTGGAGCGGCCGGGCGGAGAGGCCGGCGGCATCATCCTCGCCCGCATGGCCATCGACTTCCGTCGCCAACTGCTCTACGGGGCGAGTGCTCAGGTGACGACCGAAGTGGCGCGCATCGGTCGCACCTCGATGACCCTCGAGCAGGAAGTCCTCTCCGACGGACAGGTCGTCGCTCAGGCGGAGACGGTGATAGTCGCGTTCGACTACCAGCGGCAGAAGCCGGTGGAGATCCCCGCTGCGGTGCGATCGGCACTCGGTTTCGACTGA
- a CDS encoding beta-ketoacyl-ACP synthase III has product MRETGPRAGITALGAYAPPKVLTNQDLEAFMDTTDEWIRTRTGIRRRHVAADDEFTSDLAIRAVEDLVARHGPVALGGVDMVIVATNTPDALFPATAALVQNRFGLKAGAFDLLAACTGWLYAVSVGKAYVESGQCRKVLAIGAEALTKLVDWDDRSTAVLFGDGAGAAIIEEVPAPYGIKSMTLGADGSGAPHLHMRSVGRCLPGGEPLTDKLKMNGREVFKFAVRVMNTATVEALELAGVASDDISLFVPHQANLRIIEAARERLALEEDRVVVTVDEYGNNSTASIPLAIKHALDGGRISDGDNLLLVSFGAGLTWGASVITWYNGAAGMARATAATAEEEEAVASPVAT; this is encoded by the coding sequence GTGAGAGAAACCGGGCCGCGTGCCGGCATCACCGCCTTAGGTGCATACGCACCGCCGAAGGTACTGACCAACCAGGACCTCGAAGCCTTCATGGATACCACCGATGAGTGGATCCGCACCCGAACGGGGATCCGGCGCCGGCACGTAGCGGCCGACGACGAGTTCACCAGCGATCTGGCGATCAGGGCCGTCGAGGACCTGGTAGCGCGGCACGGACCTGTGGCACTCGGCGGCGTCGACATGGTGATCGTCGCGACGAATACCCCTGATGCCCTCTTCCCCGCCACCGCCGCCCTCGTCCAGAACCGCTTCGGCCTCAAGGCCGGCGCCTTCGACCTGCTCGCCGCCTGCACCGGCTGGCTCTACGCCGTTTCGGTAGGCAAGGCCTACGTCGAATCGGGCCAGTGCCGGAAGGTGCTGGCGATCGGGGCCGAGGCGCTCACCAAGCTCGTCGACTGGGACGACCGGTCGACGGCCGTGCTCTTCGGCGACGGCGCAGGCGCGGCGATCATCGAGGAGGTTCCCGCACCTTACGGGATCAAGTCGATGACGCTCGGTGCGGACGGATCCGGCGCCCCCCACCTCCACATGCGTTCTGTTGGCCGCTGCCTGCCGGGGGGCGAGCCGCTCACCGACAAGCTGAAGATGAACGGCCGCGAGGTCTTCAAGTTCGCCGTGCGGGTGATGAACACGGCCACGGTGGAGGCACTCGAGCTGGCCGGGGTGGCGAGCGATGACATCAGCCTGTTCGTCCCGCACCAGGCGAACCTTCGCATCATCGAGGCCGCCCGCGAGAGGCTTGCGCTCGAAGAGGACCGGGTGGTGGTGACCGTTGACGAGTATGGCAACAACTCGACCGCTTCGATCCCCCTGGCCATCAAGCACGCCCTCGACGGGGGGCGCATATCAGACGGCGACAACCTCCTCCTCGTCTCGTTCGGGGCCGGACTCACCTGGGGCGCGAGCGTGATCACCTGGTACAACGGCGCCGCCGGTATGGCGCGAGCTACTGCCGCGACCGCCGAGGAGGAAGAGGCCGTCGCTTCGCCGGTGGCGACGTGA